DNA from Mycobacterium sp. SMC-8:
TGGTCGTCTCCCGGGGCACCCCACCGCGGTTGGAGGGTTGCCGGCCAGCAAGCCGGGGCTTGACGCTGGCGCTCATGACCGTGTCAGAGAGTATCGCACCCGGCTGTGCGGGTGCCACCGCCCGTCGCGGAAGCCGGCGAATCAGCCTTCCCGTCGCGGAGCGGCGAATCAGCCTTCCCGTCGCGGAAGTGGCGAATCAGCCTGTCGTGCGCTCCGGGTCGATCTGCTCGTCGAGGAAGTCGCGGATCAGGTCGGTGATGCGTTCCGGCGCTTCGAACATCGGGATGTGGCCGACGCCGTCGAGTTCGGTGTAGCGGGTGCTCCTGGGCAGGTGTTTGCGGAAGTGGTTCACGAACCGCGGGTGCGGCAGCACGCGGTCCTTCTCGCAGATCACCATGTGCGTCGGGGTCTTGGTGTCGGCGAGCTCCATCAGCCCGGGCAGCAGCAGCGCCTTGACCAGCAGCTGGTAGTAGGCCGCGCAGTGGGTGACGTCATCGATGATGTCGAGGAGGTCGGCGTCGGTGATGCCGTCCGGGGTGGCGCTGACCGGCACGCTGGCCAGCGCGCGCGCACCGGGCAGCCGGGCCGCGCGCGCGCCGAACATCTTGGCGACGATCCACACCGGGGCGCCCATGAGGAACTTGAACACGATCTCGTATTTGGGCAGCGACCACCGGTGCCATCCGCCGGCGGGGGCGATCGCGGTGAGCGAGCGGGCTCGACCGCGGCGCTCGAGTTCGAAGGCCACCCAGCCGCCCAGCGAGTTGCCGACGATGTGTGCGGTCTCCCAGCCCAGTTCGTCCATCCGGCGTTCGACGTCGTCGGCGAGTTCGGCGGTGTCGAGGAAGAACCGCGCCTTCACCCCGCCGTTGTGCCCCGGCATGGTGGGCGCAAGCACCTCGTAGCGGCCGGTCGCCGGTGCCGCCGGGTTGGCCGGGTCGACCCCGGCCAGCTGGGCTGCGACGTTCTTCCACACGTTCTGCGACATCGTGAACGGGTGCAGTAGCAGGACAGGCTCCCCTGATCCGAGGTGGATCGGCGCGCGAAGGCTCATAGGGCCCGACGATAAAGGTGATACCGGCGGTACCGCAAGGACGCCGTCGGGACGCGCTCGGTTAAGGTCAGCGGCCGTGACGGGTCCCATCACGCTCAGCACCATCAACGTCAACGGCATCCGCGCCGCGGTCAAGCAGCGCTCCCCGGAGAACCTCGGGCTGCTCGCCTGGTTCCAGGAGACGGCGTCGAACGTGGTGTGTCTGCAGGAGACCCGCGCCGACGACGAGCAGCTGGCCGAGGCGCTGGCCCCCGTGCTGGCCGACGGCTGGCACCTGGCGTCGGCGGCGCCGCACGTGAAGGGCCGCAACGGGGTGGCGGTGCTGTCCCGCACACCCCACGGTGACGTTCGGATCGGCTGCGGGGCAGGGGAATTCGCTGCTCACGGCCGCTACATCGAGGTGGACACCGCCGGGGTGACGGTGGCCAGCGTGTACGTGCCGACCGGTGAGGCCGAAACGGACCGCCAGCTGGAGAAGGAACGGTTCATGGCCGCGGTGGCCGAGCGGATGTCGGTGCTGCTGGCGGAGTCGGCCCGCCCCGGTCGGCAGGCGGTGCTGTCGGGCGACTGGAACATCGCCCACACCGAGAACGACATCAAGAACTGGAAGGGCAACGTCAAGAAGGCGGGATTCCTGCCGCAGGAACGCCAGTGGCTCAGCGATCTGTTGTCAGCCGGCTGGGTGGACGTGGTGCGGCGGGCCCACCCCGATGTCGCGGGTCCCTATGCGTGGTGGTCGTGGCGCGGCAAGGCGTTCGATAACGACGCGGGGTGGCGTATCGACTACCAGCTGGCCAGCCCGGGCCTGGCCGAGCGCGTCACGTCCGTCGTCACTGAACGCCCCGCCGCGTACGCGCTGCGATGGTCCGACCACTGCCCGGTGACGGTCCGCTACGAGTGATTCCGCTCAGCATCTGGTCCGATTTGGCTCGGGGAGGGCGCCCTCGAGCGCGGTGCGGACCACGTCGTGGACCCGCGGATCCCACGTCAGCCCCGTCTCCCACGGCAGGCCGGCCTCGTTCGAGACGTAGATGCTGTGGGTGTCGTCGAACGTGAAGCAGCGCCGCTGGGTAAGCACGCGGTCGCTGACGTCGACGGCCAGCGCGCTGGATGCCGCCACGATGCCGTCGTTCGGCCAGACCCTGGGGTTGACCGGCCCGGGCCGGGTGAACCGGTCACCGGCGATCAGCGTCACCGGGATGTCGTCGAGCACGCCGGCCTGGAACTCGTTCCAGCCGTTGGGTCCCATCAGATAGCGCTGGTTGACTTCGCGGCCGGAGCCGGTCATGAGCCCATCCACCTCGGCCTTCATACCGTCCATGGCGGATTCGCAGAACGCGTCGCCGAGGCAGTCCGACCTGGGTGTGATGCCGTTGGCGTAATCGGACAGGTAGGACCCCTGCCACGGGGTGCCGATGGTGGTCAGCGACCTGATGCGCAGCGCAGACCCGGTGTGCTGCAGCACCCGGAAGGCTGCCCGCGAATACAGCCCGCCCATGGAATGACCGACCATGTCCAGTTCCCGGACGCTGTACTCGTCGTGCAGATGGGTCAGAAACCGCGCCAGATGCTCACCGGCGAGGTCGATGCTGCCGGTCGAGTCGACGGTCATCACGTCGGACAGGGTGACGGCGCAGTCGCCGAATGCCCCGAACCCGGCCTGATCGACTACCGGCCCGCGGCCGGCCATCGCCGGGGACGTGAAGACCCGGTAGCCGTGGCCCAGCAGGTACTCACGCAGTGCGGTGTCGGTGTTACCGGCTGCCAGCCCGGATGTGCAGGCCCGTTCCGGGGTGGTGAACGGGCTCACCGCGGCGCCGCCGGACACGATCACCACCGCACGTCCGTCGGGGTGCGGTGCGCTGTGGGCGCTGCCGGCGCCCAGCAGCGCCGCGATCAGCAAGACCGCGACGGTGACTGCCAACGTGCGCACTGACTCTCCTGACGACGGCGTGAATGTGTGCCGGATGGTAGCGGGGCGGCACGGGTAAACCCGGGCGGCCGGTTCTGAGAAGATGGGTGTCACCATGAGCAACACAGCCAGGCCCGTCGTTTTCTCGGGCGCGCAACCCACGTCTGACTCCCTGCATCTGGGCAACGCGCTGGGCGCGGTCAGCCAGTGGGTGAGCCTGCAGGACGGCAACGACGCGTACTTCTGCGTCGTCGACCTGCATGCGATCACCGTCGCGCAGGACCCGCAGACGTTGCGGCGCCGCACGCTGGCCACCGCGGCCCAGTACCTCGCGCTCGGCGTGGACCCGCAGCGGGCGACCGTGTTCGTGCAGAGCCATGTCCCCACGCACTCCGAATTGGCTTGGGTGCTGGGCTGTTTCACCGGTTTCGGGCAGGCGGCGCGGATGACTCAGTTCAAGGACAAATCGCAGAAGCAGGGCGCCGACTCGACCACTGTCGGACTCTTCACCTATCCGGTGCTGATGGCCGCCGACGTGCTGCTCTACGACACCCAGCTGGTGCCGGTCGGCGAGGATCAGCGTCAGCACCTCGAGCTCGCCCGCGACCTCGCGCAGCGGATCAACGCCCGGTTCCCGGACACGTTCGTCGTACCCGAGGCGATGATCCCGAAGGCCACCGCCAAGATCTACGACCTGCAGGATCCGACGGCCAAGATGAGCAAGTCGGCCGACAGCGACGCCGGGCTGATCAGCCTGCTCGACGATCCGGCCAAGACCGCCAAGAAGATTCGGTCGGCCGTCACCGACAGCGAGCGCGAGATCCGGTTCGACCGCGAAGCCAAACCGGGGGTGTCCAACCTGCTGACCATCCAGTCCGCGGTGACGGGCGCGGACATCGACAAGCTCGTCGACGGGTACGCCGGCCGCGGGTACGGCGACCTGAAGAAGGAGACCGCCGAGGCGGTCGTCGAGTTCGTCACGCCGATCAAGAACCGGGTGGACGAGTTGCTCACCGATCCCGCGGAGCTGGAGAGCGTGCTGGCCAAGGGTGCCGAGCGGGCCCGTGAGGTGTCTGGACAGACGCTGCGCCGGGTATACGACCGGCTAGGGTTCCTGGCAGCTCGCTAATCGACGAGGGGGTCGGATGACAGTGCAGCCCGTGCCGGCCGAGTCCGAGGAGAAGAAGCCCGGGCTCCTGGACCGGTGGCGTGCGCGGATGCCCTGGTTCGACCATGTGATGCGCGCCCAGCAGCGCTACAACGACTCCAATGGTGACTTCTACGCGGCGGGCATCACCTATTTCACGATCTTCGCGCTGTTCCCGCTGCTGATGCTCGGTTTCTCGATCGGCGGGTTCGTGCTGGCCAACCAACCCGAGTTGCTCGCGGTGGTGGAGGATCGCATCCGCTCGTCTGTCAGCGGGAACCTCGGTCAGCAGCTCATCGAGCTGATGGACTCGGCGATCGAGTCGCGCGGCACCGTCGGAGTCATCGGTCTGGCGACGGCGGCATGGGCCGGGCTGGGATGGATGGCCAACCTGCGGGAGGCGCTCAGCCAGATGTGGGGGCTGTACCGCGACGAGCGGCCCGGCTTCCTCAAGACCAAGCTGTCGGATCTGGTGGCATTGCTGACCACGTTCGCCGCGATCATCGTCACGCTCGCGCTGACCGCACTGGGCAACACCTCGGTGATGGCCGACGTGCTGGACCGGCTCGGAATCGAGGACGCCCCGGGCCTGAACCTGATGCTGCGCATCGCCTCCATCGTCGTGGCGGTGCTGGTCTCGTGGATGTTGTTCACCTACATGATCTTCCGGTTGCCGCGCGAGTCGGTGAGCTTCCGCAGCAGCGTGCGGGCCGGGCTGATCGCGGCGGTGGCCTTCGAGATCTTCAAGTTCTTCGCGACGGTGTATCTGCAGCGGGTGCTCACCGGCCCCGCCGGTGCGACGTTCGGCCCGGTGCTGGGCCTGATGGTGTTCGCCTACATCGTGTCCCGGCTCATCCTGTTCGCCACCGCGTGGGCGGCGACGATGCCCGAGAACATGACCGAGGAACCGGTGCCCGCCCCGGGGCCCGCGGTCATCAACAACCGGATCCTCGAGCGCCCGAATCTGCCGGTGTGGCAGGCAGCGGCCGCGGCTGCCATGGGAGCCCTTGGCGCGCTGGTTCTTTCGCGCCGGCTTAAGCCTTAACGGGCGGGCCGGCGGTTCACCGCGCGTGCGGCCATGATCAAGCTGAGCACGATGACCGCGCCGATCACCCCGACGCCGACCCGCACGGGCATCGCGTCGACGTCGGGCAGCACCGCGTTGGCGTTGGCGGTCGCGGCGGTGGCGGGATCGGGCCGGATCACGCCGAGCGACGGGTCCGGTTCGATGAGCGTGCCGACCTTGGTGCCTGCAGCGACGGCGAAGCCGTAGTCGAGCAACCGGGCCGCCTGCTCCCACGGCGCAATCGGCTGCCGGGTGCCGCGCAACAGCACCGCCATCAGCCGACGGCCGTCGCGGGTGGCGGCGCCGACGAATGTCTGGCCGGCGTCATCGGTGTAACCGGTCTTGCCGCCGAGGGCGCCCGGGTAGTTCGCCAGCAGCTTGTTGTCGTTTTCGATGGGGTAGCCGGCGCCGTCGCGGCCGGGGAAGGTCGATGAGCGGGTGGCCACGATGTCGCTGAACACCGGGTTGCTCCAGGCGTACCGGTAGAACAGCCCCATGTCGTAGGCGGAGGTGCTCATGCCGGGGCCGTCCAGCCCGGACGGGGTGGCCACCCGGGTGTCGCGCGCGCCGAGCTTGTTCGCCAGCGCGTTGAGCTTGGTCAGGGTGGTCTCCATGCCGCCCATCTGCATGGCCAGCGCGTGCGCGGCGTCGTTGCCCGAGTACATCAGCAGTCCGTGCAGCAGGTCGTTGATCGAGTAGAACCCGCCCGGACCGACGCCCACCTTGGTGCCTTCCTGGGCCGCGTCCTCTTCGGTGCCCGGGACGACCTTGTGCAGCGGCAGGTCGTTGATGGCCTGCATCGCGGTCAGCACCTTGATGACGCTGGCGGGCCGGTGCCGGCCGTGCGGGTCGCGGGCGGCGATGACGTCACCGGTGTCGAGATCGGCGACCAGCCACGCCTCGGCGGAGACGTCGCCGGGCACCGGCGGAGATCCGGGGGCGGTGATCACACCGCACCCGGACAGCGCGTCGCCGCCCATGGGTTTGGCCGGCACCGGCAGCGGGCCGGGCGTCGGGTCGCCGGGTTTGGGAACCTCGGACGCATCCACCGCCGGTGGCGTCGTCTCCCGGTACGGACAGACGTTCACCTCAGGTGCCGGCTGCGCGGCCGCGACGGGCGCCAGCGTCAGCATCGCAACGCTGACCAGCGCAGATGCCCGCGTCAGGACTGTCCGTAGAGTCGCCATCGTCTGGGCAGATTAGGCGATCGGGCAGGTCGTAGCCGGGAGCCACGCGGTGACGGATGTGGTTGGAGTTTCAGATGTGACTCGCCGGGGTAGGGGTCGTCGGCCGCGGAACTAGGCTGGGTGCCACCTCGGAAACCGCGCGAAGGGCGGGCATGTTCGTTCTTGTTCTCGGCTCGATCCTGGCGTTGATGCACCTCTACGTGTGGAAGCGGATGGTCAAGGACACCACCGCCCGCGGTCCCGCCCGGTGGCTGTTGTCCGGCCTGGTCGCGACGCTGTTGCTGCTCGTGCTGGCGGCGTTGCTCGTGCCCCGGGTGTTCGGTGTCGCGGAGTCCGGCTGGCTGGCCTGGCCGGGCTACCTGTGGTTCGGCCTGGTCGTCTACCTCTTCCTGACCCTGCTGGTGCTCGAGCCGGTGCGGCTGGTCCTGCGCCGGTGGGCGCGGCCCGCACCGGCAGCCGACGAGGCTCCGGCGGTCGATCGCAGGATGTTCCTGGCCCGTGCGTCGGCGGTGGCCGCCGGCGCCGCGGCCGTCGGGTTGGTCGGCACCGGTGTGGCCACCGCGGTGAAGCCGCCGCAACTGCTGCGGGTCCCGGTCCGGTTACCGAGGCTGGACCGGGCGTTCGACGGCTACCGCATCGCGGTGGTCTCGGACATCCACCTCGGCCCGCTGCTGGGCCGGGCGCACACCGAGCGCATCGTGCGGATCATCAACGAGACCGAGCCCGACCTGATCGCCGTGGTCGGCGACGTGGTGGACGGCACCGTCGCCGAGCTGGGAGCGGCCGCGGCACCGCTGCAGGACCTGCAGTCCCGCGACGGCGCGTTCTTCGTCACCGGCAACCATGAGTACTTCGTCGAGGACACCGCGGAGTGGATCCGCGAACTGGAACGGCTCGGGCTGCAGCCGCTGCGCAACGAGAACACCCGTATCCGCCGCGGCACAGCCGCGTTCGACCTGGCCGGGATCAACGACATCGCCGGCGAGCAGCGGTCCGATCCGCCCGATCTCGACCTCGCGCTGGACGGCGTGAACCCCGGCGACCCGACCGTCCTTCTGGCCCACCAGCCGGTCGCGGTCGCCGGCGCCGCGGAGCGCGGGGTCGATCTGCAGCTCTCCGGGCACACCCACGGCGGCCAGATGTGGCCGTTCCACTACGCCGTCGCACTGGCCCAGCCCGCGCTGGCCGGGCTGTCCCGGGTGGGGGACACGCAGCTCTACGTCACCCGTGGGGCCGGCTTCTGGGGGCCGCCGGTGCGGGTGGGCGCCCCGCCGGACATCAGCCTGCTGGATCTGCGCGCCGACGGGGTTTGACGGCCGAAGTCTCGGGTACATCTCAGCCAACTCCGACGGTAACGCTCAGGTGCGATCAGCAACCTGGAGTGACCAGGACTTCCGCGGGAGGAGCGACGATGGCCCCGAATACGGCGACCAAGAGCGCGTCCGTGGTGCGGCTCGACACCCACCCGGCGTTCTGCGCGGCCGAGCGCCGCTCCCGCGAGTTCGAGGAAGCGATGCGCAGGCATCCGGCGTCCCAGTCCCGGCTGCCGGTCCGAATGCCACCGTCTGCCCCGCCCCTGCGGCGGGTGTAGACGCGCGGAAGGGGCGCCTCTGGTGGTGGGGGCGCCCCTTTTTCGCGCCCGGGCCGGCTACGAGGTGAACAGGCGGGCACTGACCTCGCGCATCTCGACCTTGCGGATCTTGCCCGTCACCGTCATCGGAAACTCGTCGACGACGTGCACGTAGCGCGGGATCTTGTAGTGGGCGAGCTTGCCGGAGGCGAAGTCTCGCAGCGCGGCGGCGTCGAGGGCGGGGCGACCCGGCCGCATCCGGATCCACGCGCACACCTCTTCGCCGTACCGGTCGTCGGGCACCCCGACCACCTGGGCGTCCTCGATGTCGGGGTGGGTGTACAGGAACTCCTCGATCTCGCGCGGGTAGATGTTCTCCCCGCCGCGGATCACGACGTCCTTGATGCGCCCGACGATGTTGCAGTACCCGTCCGGCCGCATCACGGCCAGGTCGCCGGTGTGCATCCAGCCGTCGGCGTCGACCGCCTGGCGGGTCTTCTCCTCGTCGCGCCAGTAGCCGAGCATCACCGAATACCCACGCGTGCAGAACTCGCCGGGGCTGCCGCGCTCGACGACCTCGCGGGTCTGCGGGTCGACGATCTTGATCTCGACGTGCGGGTGCACCCGCCCGATCGAGGCCGTCCGCCGCTCCAGGTCGTCATCGATGAGGGTCTGGCACGACACCGGGGACGTCTCGGTCATGCCGTAGGCGATCGAGACCTCGGACATGTGCATGTCTTCGACGCAGCGCTTCATCACCTCGACCGGGCACACGGCGCCGGCCATGATGCCGGTCCGCAGCGACGACAGGTCCCGCTCGGCGAAGTCCGCGCGGTTCTGCATCGCGATGAACATCGTGGGCACGCCGTAAACCGCGGTGCACCTTTCGGTTTCGATCGCACGGAGGGTCTGGTCCGGATCGAACGCCGGCCCGGGGATCACCATCGTCGCGCCGTGCGTGGTGCAGCCGAGGTTGCCCATCACCATTCCGAAGCAGTGGTAGAACGGCACCGGGATGCACAGCCGGTCGCCGGGTTGCAGCCGGATCTGCTCGGTGACGAAGTAGCCGTTGTTGAGGATGTTGCGGTGCGACAGCGTCGCACCCTTCGGGAACCCGGTGGTTCCGGAGGTGTACTGGATGTTGATCGGGTCCCGGTTGGACAGCGCGGCGCCACGGTCCCGCAACTGCGCGTCGTCGATCCGGTCGCCGCCGGCGCGCAGACGGTCCCAGTCATCGGTGCCGATGAACAGAACCCGTTGGAGTGCAGGGACTTCCGGACGTACTTCATCGACCATCGCGACGTAGTCCGAGGTCTTGAACGCGGTGGCCGAGATCAACGTGGCCACGCCGGACTGCTCGAGCACATAGCGCAGTTCGTGCGTGCGGTAGGCGGGGTTGATGTTGACCAAAATCGCGCCGATCTTCGCCGTCGCGTACTGCACGATCGTCCATTCCGGACAGTTCGGTGCCCAGATGCCGACCCGGTCCCCGACGTCGACACCGAGAGACATCAAACCCTTTGCCACCGTGTCGATCTCGCGGTCCAGCTCGGCGTAGGTCCAGCGTCGGCCGCCGGCGACGTCGACCAGCGCCTCGAGGTCGGGATACGCCGCGGCGATCCGCTCGAAGTTCGCGCCGATCGTCTCCTCCAGGATCGGGGTGTCGGTCGGGCCGGCGTCGTAGGCCACACTCATCACTGCACCAGATCCTCGTAGCGGTATTCGGTGGCGATCGGCCGGCCTGCGCCGTGCGCGTCCTCCTCGCGGCGACGCAGCTCGACGCGGCGGATCTTGCCGGAGATCGTCTTGGGCAGCTCGAAGAACTCGACCCGGCGCACCTTCAGGTACGGGGCGAGGTGATCGCGGGAGTACTCCAGGATCGACCTGGCCGTGTCGGCGTCGGCGGTCCAGCCCTCGGCCAGGCTGACGTAGGCCTTGGGCACGGCCAGCCGGGTGTCGTCGGGCTGCGGGACCACGGCGGCTTCGACGACCGCCGGGTGCTCGATGAGCACGCTCTCCAACTCGAATGGCGACACCTTGTAGTCCGACGACTTGAACACGTCGTCGGTGCGGCCGATGTAGGTGATGTAGCCGTCGGCGTCGCGGCAGGCGACGTCGCCGGTGTGGTAGTAGCCGTCCCGCATCACCAGCGCGTTGCGGTCGTCGTCGCCGAGATATCCGGTCATCAGGTTCAGTGGGGTCTGGCCGAGGTCCAGGCAGATCTCGCCTTCCTCGGCGAGCTCACCGGTCAGCGGGTCCACCAGCACGACCGGCACACCGGGCATCGGGCGGCCCATGGACCCGGCCTTGACCGGCTGGCCCGGGGTGTTGCCGATCTGCAGCGTGGTCTCGGTCTGGCCGAACCCGTCGCGGATGGTCAGGCCCCAGGCCCGCTCCACGGCGCTGATCACCTCGGGATTCAGTGGTTCCCCGGCGCCGAGCACCTCGCGCAGCCCGGGCGGGCACTCACCCAGGTCGGCCTGGATCAGCATCCGCCACACCGTCGGCGGCGCGCAGAACGTGTTGACGCCGGCCCGGCGCATCTGGTGCAGCAGCGCCGAGGCGTCGAAGCGGCGGTAGTTGTAGACGAAGATCGTGGCCTCGGCGATCCATGGCGCGAAGAAGCAACTCCACGCGTGTTTGGCCCAGCCCGGCGAGCTGATCGCCAGGTGGACGTCGCCGGGGCGCACGCCGATCCAGGCCATCGTGGTCAGGTGCCCGACGGGATAGCTGATCTGGGAGTGCTCGACGAGTTTGGGCCTGCTGGTGGTGCCGGAGGTGAAATACACCAGCAGCGGGTCTTCGGCGGCGGTCTGCGGGTCGTGCGGCCCGGCAGGCTCGACGGCGGCGGCGTCGGCATAGGACTGCCAGCCCGGCACCGCGTCGCCGACGACGATCCTCACGTAATCGCCCGGCACGTCGGCGAACTTGCCCGAGTCGGCGGCATTGGCGATCACGAAGCCGGCCCCGCCGCGGGTGATGCGGTCGGCGAGGTCCGCTGGTCCCAGCGCGCCCGTGGTGGGCATGATGACCGCGCCCAGCTTGGCCACCGCCAGCATCGATTCCCACAGTTCGACCTGGTTGCCCAGCATCAGGATGACGCGGTCGCCCCTGCTCACGCCGAGCTTGCGCAGCCACGACGCCACCTGGTCGGACCGGCGCGCCATCGTGTCGAACGTGACCTGGCGCTCGGCGCCGTCCTCGTCGACGATCCACAGGGCGACGCGGTCGTTACCGCGCGCGATCTCGTCGAACCAGTCGGTGGCCCAGTTGAACGTACCGGTGATCCGCGGCCACTCGAAGGTCTCCACGGCCTTGTCGTAATCGGCCATGACGTCGACGAGGCGGTCGCGTGCGCTACGGAAGAGATCGGTGTTGCTCGCCATGCCTAATAGGATCTAGGTCACAGTCGTCCGTCCACCACCCCCGAAAGAGGGTAGAGCCCAGTGCCCGTCCCGTCGTCATTGCTGCGACCCCGTGACGCCGACGCGGTGCGCGCGGAGTTGCGCCGTATCGCGGTGCTCGGTGACGTCCCGGTGCTGTTCGGCGGCGAGGTGCACGGCGACACCCTGCTGATCACCGAGTACCACGGAGTGCGCACCGGCGGGCTGCGCGGACTGGCGGTGCGGTCGAACTCGGGGCTGGGCGGGGCCAGCATGGTTGCCGGCCGTCCGCTGGCGGTGGCCGACTACCGCAACGCGTCCAGCATCACCCACGACTACGACGGACCGGTGCTGACGGAGGGCATCCAGTCGGTGCTGGCCGTACCGGTGCTGGTCGACGGGCGGACCCGGGCGATGCTGTACGGCGCGTACCGCACCGGCGCGCCGGTCGGCGGCAGGGTGGCCGACATGGTGGTGGACGCCGCGCGGCGGCTGAGCGAGGAGTTCCGGATCCGCGACGAGGTGGACCGCAGGCTGCGGTTGCGTGACGCGCACGCGGCCAACCTCGGTGACGGTCTGGTCGGAGCCGAGCGGATCCGCGAGGTACACGCCGAGCTGCGGCGGCTGGCCGTCGACGCGCCCGCAGAGCTGCAGGACAGGCTGCGCGAGCTGGCCGAGAAGCTGTCCGGCGAGGCTGACGAGACCGGCGCCGCACCGCTCACCCCGCGCGAGCTCGACGTGCTGGCACAGGTCGCCCTCGGGTGTACCAACGCCGAGGCAGCGCAGCGTCTTTCGCTCAAACCCGAGACTGTGAAGAGCTATTTGCGCAGTGCGGCCACCAAACTGGGCACCCGCACCCGCTACGAAGCGGTGTCGAAGGCACGGCGGCTACGCCTGATCCCCTGACCCCCCGCCGAAATCGCATTCCACGCGCGTCAAGTCGCGATTCAGCCACGTGGAATGCGATTTCGGCGGGAGTCAGAGGGCGATCCAGCCGAGGTTGGGGGAGCCGATGCTGCCCATCCACAACCGGCCGCCGCCCTCGACCAGGCCGGTCACCATGCTGAATCGGGGATGGGTGGTGCGCATGCCCGCGACG
Protein-coding regions in this window:
- a CDS encoding AMP-binding protein — translated: MSVAYDAGPTDTPILEETIGANFERIAAAYPDLEALVDVAGGRRWTYAELDREIDTVAKGLMSLGVDVGDRVGIWAPNCPEWTIVQYATAKIGAILVNINPAYRTHELRYVLEQSGVATLISATAFKTSDYVAMVDEVRPEVPALQRVLFIGTDDWDRLRAGGDRIDDAQLRDRGAALSNRDPINIQYTSGTTGFPKGATLSHRNILNNGYFVTEQIRLQPGDRLCIPVPFYHCFGMVMGNLGCTTHGATMVIPGPAFDPDQTLRAIETERCTAVYGVPTMFIAMQNRADFAERDLSSLRTGIMAGAVCPVEVMKRCVEDMHMSEVSIAYGMTETSPVSCQTLIDDDLERRTASIGRVHPHVEIKIVDPQTREVVERGSPGEFCTRGYSVMLGYWRDEEKTRQAVDADGWMHTGDLAVMRPDGYCNIVGRIKDVVIRGGENIYPREIEEFLYTHPDIEDAQVVGVPDDRYGEEVCAWIRMRPGRPALDAAALRDFASGKLAHYKIPRYVHVVDEFPMTVTGKIRKVEMREVSARLFTS
- a CDS encoding exodeoxyribonuclease III; translated protein: MTLSTINVNGIRAAVKQRSPENLGLLAWFQETASNVVCLQETRADDEQLAEALAPVLADGWHLASAAPHVKGRNGVAVLSRTPHGDVRIGCGAGEFAAHGRYIEVDTAGVTVASVYVPTGEAETDRQLEKERFMAAVAERMSVLLAESARPGRQAVLSGDWNIAHTENDIKNWKGNVKKAGFLPQERQWLSDLLSAGWVDVVRRAHPDVAGPYAWWSWRGKAFDNDAGWRIDYQLASPGLAERVTSVVTERPAAYALRWSDHCPVTVRYE
- a CDS encoding D-alanyl-D-alanine carboxypeptidase family protein encodes the protein MLTLAPVAAAQPAPEVNVCPYRETTPPAVDASEVPKPGDPTPGPLPVPAKPMGGDALSGCGVITAPGSPPVPGDVSAEAWLVADLDTGDVIAARDPHGRHRPASVIKVLTAMQAINDLPLHKVVPGTEEDAAQEGTKVGVGPGGFYSINDLLHGLLMYSGNDAAHALAMQMGGMETTLTKLNALANKLGARDTRVATPSGLDGPGMSTSAYDMGLFYRYAWSNPVFSDIVATRSSTFPGRDGAGYPIENDNKLLANYPGALGGKTGYTDDAGQTFVGAATRDGRRLMAVLLRGTRQPIAPWEQAARLLDYGFAVAAGTKVGTLIEPDPSLGVIRPDPATAATANANAVLPDVDAMPVRVGVGVIGAVIVLSLIMAARAVNRRPAR
- the yhjD gene encoding inner membrane protein YhjD is translated as MTVQPVPAESEEKKPGLLDRWRARMPWFDHVMRAQQRYNDSNGDFYAAGITYFTIFALFPLLMLGFSIGGFVLANQPELLAVVEDRIRSSVSGNLGQQLIELMDSAIESRGTVGVIGLATAAWAGLGWMANLREALSQMWGLYRDERPGFLKTKLSDLVALLTTFAAIIVTLALTALGNTSVMADVLDRLGIEDAPGLNLMLRIASIVVAVLVSWMLFTYMIFRLPRESVSFRSSVRAGLIAAVAFEIFKFFATVYLQRVLTGPAGATFGPVLGLMVFAYIVSRLILFATAWAATMPENMTEEPVPAPGPAVINNRILERPNLPVWQAAAAAAMGALGALVLSRRLKP
- a CDS encoding alpha/beta hydrolase, producing MRTLAVTVAVLLIAALLGAGSAHSAPHPDGRAVVIVSGGAAVSPFTTPERACTSGLAAGNTDTALREYLLGHGYRVFTSPAMAGRGPVVDQAGFGAFGDCAVTLSDVMTVDSTGSIDLAGEHLARFLTHLHDEYSVRELDMVGHSMGGLYSRAAFRVLQHTGSALRIRSLTTIGTPWQGSYLSDYANGITPRSDCLGDAFCESAMDGMKAEVDGLMTGSGREVNQRYLMGPNGWNEFQAGVLDDIPVTLIAGDRFTRPGPVNPRVWPNDGIVAASSALAVDVSDRVLTQRRCFTFDDTHSIYVSNEAGLPWETGLTWDPRVHDVVRTALEGALPEPNRTRC
- the trpS gene encoding tryptophan--tRNA ligase codes for the protein MSNTARPVVFSGAQPTSDSLHLGNALGAVSQWVSLQDGNDAYFCVVDLHAITVAQDPQTLRRRTLATAAQYLALGVDPQRATVFVQSHVPTHSELAWVLGCFTGFGQAARMTQFKDKSQKQGADSTTVGLFTYPVLMAADVLLYDTQLVPVGEDQRQHLELARDLAQRINARFPDTFVVPEAMIPKATAKIYDLQDPTAKMSKSADSDAGLISLLDDPAKTAKKIRSAVTDSEREIRFDREAKPGVSNLLTIQSAVTGADIDKLVDGYAGRGYGDLKKETAEAVVEFVTPIKNRVDELLTDPAELESVLAKGAERAREVSGQTLRRVYDRLGFLAAR
- a CDS encoding metallophosphoesterase, which translates into the protein MFVLVLGSILALMHLYVWKRMVKDTTARGPARWLLSGLVATLLLLVLAALLVPRVFGVAESGWLAWPGYLWFGLVVYLFLTLLVLEPVRLVLRRWARPAPAADEAPAVDRRMFLARASAVAAGAAAVGLVGTGVATAVKPPQLLRVPVRLPRLDRAFDGYRIAVVSDIHLGPLLGRAHTERIVRIINETEPDLIAVVGDVVDGTVAELGAAAAPLQDLQSRDGAFFVTGNHEYFVEDTAEWIRELERLGLQPLRNENTRIRRGTAAFDLAGINDIAGEQRSDPPDLDLALDGVNPGDPTVLLAHQPVAVAGAAERGVDLQLSGHTHGGQMWPFHYAVALAQPALAGLSRVGDTQLYVTRGAGFWGPPVRVGAPPDISLLDLRADGV
- a CDS encoding alpha/beta fold hydrolase; protein product: MSLRAPIHLGSGEPVLLLHPFTMSQNVWKNVAAQLAGVDPANPAAPATGRYEVLAPTMPGHNGGVKARFFLDTAELADDVERRMDELGWETAHIVGNSLGGWVAFELERRGRARSLTAIAPAGGWHRWSLPKYEIVFKFLMGAPVWIVAKMFGARAARLPGARALASVPVSATPDGITDADLLDIIDDVTHCAAYYQLLVKALLLPGLMELADTKTPTHMVICEKDRVLPHPRFVNHFRKHLPRSTRYTELDGVGHIPMFEAPERITDLIRDFLDEQIDPERTTG